One segment of Salvelinus alpinus chromosome 1, SLU_Salpinus.1, whole genome shotgun sequence DNA contains the following:
- the LOC139582854 gene encoding small ubiquitin-related modifier 2 isoform X1, which translates to MADEKPKEGVKTENNDHINLKVAGQDGSVVQFKIKRHTPLSKLMKAYCERQGLTIRQIRFRFDGQPINETDTPAQLEMEDEDTIDVFQQQTGGLY; encoded by the exons GAGGGAGTGAAAACAGAAAACAACGACCACATAAACCTGAAGGTGGCGGGACAGGACGGCTCGGTGGTGCAGTTCAAGATCAAGAGACACACGCCGCTCAGCAAACTCATGAAGGCGTACTGCGAGAGACAG ggGTTGACAATTAGGCAAATCCGGTTCCGGTTCGATGGACAGCCTATAAACGAGACAGACACACCTGCACAG TTGGAAATGGAGGATGAAGATACGATTGACGTTTTCCAGCAACAGACAGGAGGCCTCTACTAG
- the LOC139582665 gene encoding jupiter microtubule associated homolog 1-like isoform X2, giving the protein MTTTKTFQGMDPGAKSSSRVLRPPGGASNITFGTDEAPPVRKNKMGSNIFLEPDDPHAHRRSNPPGGTAKGTLCGEPSAPLRRCQQPLLFPKNNETDEVITSINVPLGVEECQQANNDCPEEPEEKEEAPQPSAPSGAATNAAAPSGRRNPPGGMSSLILG; this is encoded by the exons ATGACGACGACAAAAACATTTCAAGGGATGGATCCCGGTGCGAAAAGCAGTTCCAG GGTGCTGCGGCCGCCGGGCGGGGCCTCCAACATAACGTTCGGCACAGACGAAGCCCCCCCTGTACGCAAGAACAAAATGGGCTCCAACATTTTCCTAGAGCCTGACGATCCCCACGCCCATCGGAGGAGCAACCCACCCG GCGGGACGGCCAAGGGTACTCTGTGCGGAGAACCCTCCGCTCCCCTAAGACGGTGCCAGCAGCCGCTCCTCTTCCCCAAAAACAATGAGACAGACGAGGTCATCACCTCCATCAACGTTCCTTTAGGG gttgaggagtgccaGCAGGCAAACAATG ACTGCCCCGAGGAAcctgaagagaaggaggaggcacCACAGCCCTCTGCCCCCTCGGGAGCCGCCACCAACGCAGCCGCCCCCTCCGGCCGAAGAAACCCCCCAGGGGGCATGTCCAGCCTCATCCTGGGTTGA
- the LOC139582665 gene encoding jupiter microtubule associated homolog 1-like isoform X1, protein MTTTKTFQGMDPGAKSSSRVLRPPGGASNITFGTDEAPPVRKNKMGSNIFLEPDDPHAHRRSNPPGGTAKGTLCGEPSAPLRRCQQPLLFPKNNETDEVITSINVPLGVEECQQANNVDCPEEPEEKEEAPQPSAPSGAATNAAAPSGRRNPPGGMSSLILG, encoded by the exons ATGACGACGACAAAAACATTTCAAGGGATGGATCCCGGTGCGAAAAGCAGTTCCAG GGTGCTGCGGCCGCCGGGCGGGGCCTCCAACATAACGTTCGGCACAGACGAAGCCCCCCCTGTACGCAAGAACAAAATGGGCTCCAACATTTTCCTAGAGCCTGACGATCCCCACGCCCATCGGAGGAGCAACCCACCCG GCGGGACGGCCAAGGGTACTCTGTGCGGAGAACCCTCCGCTCCCCTAAGACGGTGCCAGCAGCCGCTCCTCTTCCCCAAAAACAATGAGACAGACGAGGTCATCACCTCCATCAACGTTCCTTTAGGG gttgaggagtgccaGCAGGCAAACAATG TAGACTGCCCCGAGGAAcctgaagagaaggaggaggcacCACAGCCCTCTGCCCCCTCGGGAGCCGCCACCAACGCAGCCGCCCCCTCCGGCCGAAGAAACCCCCCAGGGGGCATGTCCAGCCTCATCCTGGGTTGA
- the LOC139582854 gene encoding small ubiquitin-related modifier 2 isoform X2 codes for MADEKPKEGVKTENNDHINLKVAGQDGSVVQFKIKRHTPLSKLMKAYCERQLEMEDEDTIDVFQQQTGGLY; via the exons GAGGGAGTGAAAACAGAAAACAACGACCACATAAACCTGAAGGTGGCGGGACAGGACGGCTCGGTGGTGCAGTTCAAGATCAAGAGACACACGCCGCTCAGCAAACTCATGAAGGCGTACTGCGAGAGACAG TTGGAAATGGAGGATGAAGATACGATTGACGTTTTCCAGCAACAGACAGGAGGCCTCTACTAG